In one Triplophysa rosa linkage group LG13, Trosa_1v2, whole genome shotgun sequence genomic region, the following are encoded:
- the slc25a5 gene encoding ADP/ATP translocase 2: MSETAISFLKDFLAGGIAAAISKTAVAPIERVKLLLQVQHASKQITADMQYKGIIDCVVRIPKEQGFLSFWRGNLANVIRYFPTQALNFAFKDKYKKVFLDGVDKHTQFWRYFAGNLASGGAAGATSLCFVYPLDFARTRLAADVGKAGAEREFSGLGNCLVKISKSDGIKGLYQGFNVSVQGIIIYRAAYFGIYDTAKGMMPDPKNTHIVVSWMIAQTVTAVAGLASYPFDTVRRRMMMQSGRKGADIMYSGTIDCWKKIARDEGGKAFFKGALSNVLRGMGGAFVLVLYDELKKVI; this comes from the exons ATGAGTGAGACCGCCATCTCTTTCCTTAAGGACTTTTTGGCCGGTGGCATTGCCGCTGCCATCTCCAAAACTGCTGTTGCCCCCATCGAGAGAGTCAAACTGCTGCTTCAG GTGCAACATGCTAGCAAACAGATTACCGCGGATATGCAGTACAAGGGCATTATTGACTGCGTGGTGCGTATTCCCAAGGAGCAGGGCTTCCTGTCCTTCTGGAGAGGAAACTTGGCTAACGTCATCAGATACTTCCCCACCCAGGCCCTCAATTTTGCTTTCAAAGACAAGTACAAGAAGGTCTTCCTTGATGGTGTAGACAAGCACACCCAATTCTGGAGGTACTTCGCCGGTAACCTGGCCTCAGGTGGTGCTGCTGGTGCCACATCCCTCTGCTTCGTCTACCCTCTTGACTTTGCAAGAACCCGTCTTGCTGCTGATGTTGGCAAAGCTGGTGCAGAGAGAGAGTTCAGTGGTCTTGGTAACTGCTTGGTAAAGATCTCCAAGTCTGATGGTATCAAGGGTCTGTACCAGGGCTTCAATGTATCTGTGCAGGGTATCATCATTTACAGAGCGGCCTACTTCGGCATCTATGACACAGCCAAGG GTATGATGCCAGATCCCAAGAACACCCACATTGTTGTCAGCTGGATGATTGCTCAGACTGTGACTGCTGTCGCTGGTCTTGCATCTTACCCCTTCGATACAGTCCGTCGTCGTATGATGATGCAGTCTGGACGTAAAGGAG cCGACATCATGTACAGCGGCACTATTGACTGCTGGAAGAAGATTGCACGTGATGAGGGTGGCAAGGCTTTCTTCAAGGGTGCCTTGTCCAACGTTCTCAGAGGCATGGGTGGTGCCTTTGTGCTGGTGTTGTATGATGAGTTGAAGAAGGTCATCTAA